In Janthinobacterium sp. 67, a genomic segment contains:
- the dtd gene encoding D-aminoacyl-tRNA deacylase: MIALLQRVTQAKVDVAGATIGAIDAGLMVLVCAERGDTEKEADALLAKLLGYRVFADEAGKMNRSVTDVAGGLLLVPQFTLAADTKSGTRPSFTPAAAPQDGLRLFTHFVDQARSRHATVQTGRFGADMQVSLTNDGPVTFWLQVNAK; the protein is encoded by the coding sequence ATGATCGCGCTGCTGCAGCGCGTCACGCAAGCCAAGGTGGATGTCGCCGGCGCCACCATCGGCGCCATCGACGCCGGGCTGATGGTGCTCGTGTGCGCCGAGCGGGGCGATACGGAGAAGGAAGCGGACGCCCTGCTGGCCAAGCTGCTCGGCTACCGCGTGTTTGCCGACGAGGCGGGCAAGATGAACCGCAGCGTGACGGACGTGGCCGGCGGCTTGCTGCTGGTGCCCCAGTTTACGCTGGCGGCCGACACCAAGTCCGGCACGCGCCCGTCGTTTACGCCGGCGGCCGCGCCGCAGGACGGCTTGCGCCTGTTCACGCATTTCGTGGACCAGGCGCGCAGCCGCCATGCGACCGTGCAAACGGGGCGGTTCGGCGCCGACATGCAGGTGTCGCTGACGAACGACGGCCCCGTCACGTTCTGGCTGCAAGTGAATGCCAAATAA
- a CDS encoding YbhB/YbcL family Raf kinase inhibitor-like protein: protein MKLWSETFRDGGLMPADYAFAAIDPASRVRLAGNRNPHLAWDDVPNGTESLALFCIDPDAPQDASLANRDDQALPLTALRGDFYHWSLLDVPPAMRVIAAGEFSSGITPRGKAAAPGLRQGINDYTGWFAGDAAMAGDYYGYDGPCPPWNDERIHHYIFRLYALDVPQLALPGRFTGQQAHAALYGHILDEAQLVVAYSLNPELALTLKK, encoded by the coding sequence ATGAAATTGTGGAGCGAGACGTTTCGTGATGGCGGCCTGATGCCGGCCGACTATGCTTTTGCCGCGATCGATCCGGCCAGCCGCGTGCGCCTCGCCGGCAACCGCAATCCCCATCTGGCCTGGGACGATGTGCCCAACGGCACCGAGTCGCTGGCCCTGTTCTGCATCGACCCCGATGCGCCGCAGGACGCCAGCCTGGCCAACCGCGATGACCAGGCCCTGCCGCTGACGGCGCTGCGCGGCGACTTTTATCACTGGAGCTTGCTCGACGTGCCGCCGGCCATGCGGGTTATTGCTGCTGGGGAATTTTCCAGTGGCATCACGCCGCGTGGCAAGGCGGCCGCTCCCGGGCTGCGCCAGGGCATCAACGACTACACGGGCTGGTTTGCCGGCGATGCCGCCATGGCTGGCGATTATTACGGTTATGATGGCCCGTGCCCGCCATGGAATGACGAGCGCATCCACCACTATATTTTCCGCCTGTACGCGCTCGACGTGCCGCAGCTGGCTTTGCCCGGGCGTTTCACGGGGCAGCAAGCCCATGCCGCCCTGTACGGCCACATCCTCGACGAAGCCCAGCTCGTCGTCGCCTACTCGCTCAACCCCGAGTTGGCACTTACCCTGAAGAAATAA
- a CDS encoding histidine phosphatase family protein, with amino-acid sequence MSTTILLIRHGETAWNAGRRLQGHIDIALNEAGLAQAAALGQALADEPLAAIIASDLRRAQQTAQAVADVKDVSVQTDPLLRERCYGAFEGLLYADIAARYPHEYAQWQSRQIDAVMPSGERQAESFRQFYARANDAIVRWAEQYDGQTIAIVAHGGVLECAYREAVGMTLDSPRDFQVKNASVNRFSYADGKLHLVHWGNIEHLSAPAMDELG; translated from the coding sequence ATGAGCACCACGATTTTATTGATACGCCATGGCGAGACGGCCTGGAATGCGGGCCGCCGCCTGCAGGGCCATATCGACATCGCCTTGAACGAGGCGGGCCTGGCGCAAGCGGCCGCGCTGGGACAGGCGCTGGCGGACGAACCGCTGGCCGCCATCATCGCCAGCGACCTGCGGCGCGCGCAGCAGACGGCGCAAGCCGTTGCCGATGTGAAAGATGTATCCGTGCAAACGGACCCCTTGCTGCGCGAGCGCTGCTATGGCGCCTTTGAAGGCTTGCTGTATGCGGACATCGCCGCGCGCTATCCGCATGAGTATGCGCAATGGCAATCGCGCCAGATCGACGCCGTGATGCCGTCGGGCGAGCGCCAGGCCGAAAGTTTCCGCCAGTTCTATGCGCGCGCGAACGATGCCATCGTCCGCTGGGCCGAACAATATGACGGCCAGACCATCGCCATCGTGGCGCACGGCGGCGTGCTCGAGTGCGCTTACCGCGAGGCGGTCGGCATGACGCTCGACAGCCCGCGCGACTTCCAGGTCAAGAATGCCAGCGTCAACCGGTTTTCGTACGCGGACGGCAAGCTGCATTTAGTGCACTGGGGAAATATCGAGCACCTGAGCGCACCCGCGATGGACGAGCTGGGCTAA